One window of Pyrus communis chromosome 12, drPyrComm1.1, whole genome shotgun sequence genomic DNA carries:
- the LOC137710057 gene encoding uncharacterized protein: MALMVKNKLGLVDGTIKKPSDEQIEELQQWNKCNNLVKTWLLGYMSKEISGSVIHCKDARQMWLNLQERFSHVTIVQLFHIENETHDCVQSDMTVSSYFTKLKSLWDERDALCSISACRCETKREMMMSYVETQKTMKFLMGLNESYATVRGNTALLKPLPTVNKAYALVLRHEKQAGVSSGKSIVQPEAAVFAVKGAGRETKSNDSGQRCGKCNKTNHTTKNCHAHLKCTFCGWKGHTFDYCRKRKAAAENESGPTLGEDDWDGH, from the exons ATGGCTTTGATGGTCAAGAACAAACTAGGGCTTGTTGATGGGACGATCAAGAAACCAAGTGATGAACAGATTGAAGAACTGCAACAATGGAACAAATGCAACAACCTGGTGAAAACGTGGTTGCTTGGTTACATGTCAAAGGAAATCTCGGGAAGTGTCATACATTGCAAGGACGCACGGCAGATGTGGCTAAACCTGCAGGAGAGGTTTTCTCATGTGACCATCGTACAATTATTTCATATTGAAAACGAAACCCATGATTGTGTACAAAGTGACATGACGGTAAGCTCTTATTTTACCAAACTTAAGAGTCTTTGGGATGAACGTGATGCCTTGTGTTCAATCTCGGCATGCCGTTGTGAGACCAAGCGAGAGATGATGATGTCATATGTTGAAACTCAGAAAACTATGAAGTTTCTCATGGGCTTAAATGAATCGTATGCTACGGTTCGTGGTAACACCGCGTTGCTAAAGCCACTGCCCACTGTAAACAAAGCCTATGCACTTGTCCTTCGACATGAGAAACAAGCTGGAGTCTCGAGTGGTAAGAGCATTGTTCAACCAGAAGCAGCGGTGTTCGCTGTGAAGGGTGCTGGACGTGAAACCAAGTCTAACGATAGTGGGCAACGCTGTGGTAAGTGCAACAAGACAAACCACACCACAAAGAACTGTCATGCACACCTTAAGTGCACCTTTTGTGGCTGGAAAGGTCACACTTTTGACTACTGTCGAAAGAGAAAAGCTGCTGCTGAAAATGAATCAG GACCTACGctcggggaagatgattgggatgGGCATTGA
- the LOC137711630 gene encoding uncharacterized protein: MMRMIFSQGKFKYTTGCQGHLKRLWLTVQLSPLLVKYHQIGLLRSSMWVLMQARSLVVNSFWSGLLWMMMSLTWMVLARLVLINQLTLTKVSKMKKMMTTLLIVSTSTVKMMINCMINVEEGLENFEAEPPFEHTGNISSDEANSEDFDSLDEGEDNIEEIESNKKRKKRKPKFKTWKRQIDLKNPQFRIGMMFANKKEAKEAMEHHFMRTGRAIRLKKKNDKTRLRAIYEGSETCPFMILAARKNPSSDTFVIKTVQLEHQCRRVDKVLYADSRWLSEHYIDKLRTNPNWDVDDIMAEVRREFNLVVTRNQVFRAKRLAREVIKGSYVEQYARLWDYVEELKKANEGSTIKVKTQMDGDDILFQRIYVCLAGCKQGFLEGCRPIIRVDGCFIKGPHLDRF, encoded by the coding sequence ATGATGAGAATGATCTTTTCTCAGGGAAAGTTCAAATACACTACAGGGTGCCAGGGACATTTGAAGAGATTGTGGCTGACAGTACAGTTGTCACCCTTATTGGTAAAATACCATCAAATAGGTTTGTTGAGATCTTCTATGTGGGTCCTGATGCAAGCAAGGAGTTTGGTAGTCAATTCTTTTTGGAGTGGCCTACTTTGGATGATGATGAGTTTAACTTGGATGGTTTTGGCAAGATTGGTATTAATCAACCAACTGACACTGACAAAGGTGagtaaaatgaagaaaatgatgaCGACTTTGTTGATAGTGAGTACGAGTACAGTGAAGATGATGATAAATTGTATGATAAATGTTGAAGAAGGGCTAGAGAATTTTGAGGCAGAGCCGCCTTTTGAACATACTGGAAATATATCATCGGATGAAGCAAACTCTGAGGATTTTGACAGCCTTGATGAGGGTGAAGATAATATTGAAGAAATTGAGTCAaataaaaagaggaagaaacgAAAGCCGAAGTTTAAAACATGGAAGAGGCAAATAGACCTTAAAAATCCTCAATTTAGAATTGGCATGATGTTTGCCAACAAGAAAGAAGCTAAAGAGGCTATGGAGCATCATTTTATGAGGACTGGTAGAGctattagattaaaaaaaaaaaatgacaagacGAGATTGAGGGCTATATATGAAGGGTCAGAAACTTGCCCATTTATGATTTTAGCCGCGAGGAAGAATCCAAGCTCGGATACCTTTGTTATAAAAACCGTGCAGTTAGAGCACCAATGTAGGAGGGTAGACAAAGTTCTATATGCAGATTCAAGATGGCTTTCAGAGCACTATATAGACAAACTTAGAACAAATCCAAATTGGGATGTCGATGACATCATGGCTGAGGTTAGAAGAGAGTTCAACTTGGTGGTTACTAGAAACCAAGTTTTCAGAGCTAAAAGGCTTGCTAGAGAAGTGATTAAAGGCAGTTATGTGGAGCAATATGCACGATTATGGGACTATGTGGAAGAGCTTAAGAAGGCCAACGAAGGTAGCACAATCAAGGTGAAGACTCAAATGGACGGTgatgatattctttttcaaaGGATTTATGTGTGTTTGGCAGGGTGCAAACAAGGCTTTTTGGAAGGCTGTAGGCCTATCATAAGAGTTGACGGTTGTTTTATTAAAGGCCCTCATCTGGACAGATTTTGA
- the LOC137711362 gene encoding uncharacterized protein — MLLINSSSLQDKTRNIARGKMEEDGGEPPRPPHPTSSEALTSDPPLDPQSTCPDSTLDPSEDNRTDSKPPPMNQTEIFRALEVVERDSLAIADSFTSLFASLRLALSEVTSNSVDHMHCFGDAAGRLQESVLDAATKGNRYINSCLRLNEEMKGIDSLALQLKILRRNVDALDSGVNKLLRLP, encoded by the exons ATGCTATTGATCAACAGTTCCAGTCTTCAAGACAAAACCCGGAACATAGCCCGCGGGAAAATGGAGGAAGACGGAGGAGAACCACCTCGACCGCCCCATCCGACGAGCTCCGAAGCCCTAACCTCAGACCCGCCCCTCGATCCACAGTCCACGTGTCCTGATTCCACACTCGATCCCAGTGAGGACAACCGCACCGATTCGAAACCCCCTCCGATGAACCAGACCGAGATTTTCCGCGCTCTCGAAGTGGTCGAGAGAGACTCCCTGGCCATAGCCGACAGCTTCACCTCCCTCTTCGCCTCCCTCCGCCTGGCCCTCTCCGAG gttACTAGCAACTCAGTTGATCACATGCATTGCTTTGGTGACGCTGCTGGCCGCCTTCAAGAATCTG TGCTTGATGCTGCTACCAAGGGAAATCGGTATATAAATTCATGTCTCAG ATTAAATGAAGAAATGAAGGGCATTGACAGTCTAGCCTTGCAGCT AAAAATCTTGAGGAGAAATGTTGATGCTCTCGACTCAGGTGTGAACAAGCTCCTTCGTCTTCCATGA